In a single window of the Amycolatopsis sp. cg5 genome:
- a CDS encoding TetR family transcriptional regulator, producing the protein MMSFQRAHSPEQREERRRVILDTASSMLDEMPVAEITLNELSRRVGLAKSNVLRYFESREAILLELATAALADFNAQAESALATIDPAASVFERGEQVASALTDCLAANPVLCELVSTQASVLERNISTEAVLRYKRDSIRNFEALAASILRRLPELGEEGVAKFGAAAMLMTGAIWTHAHPAAAILAAYEADPALAIYKLDFTPALRETLQVLIAGLLARKTSPA; encoded by the coding sequence ATGATGTCGTTCCAGCGGGCCCACAGCCCTGAACAGCGCGAAGAGCGGCGGCGGGTGATCCTCGACACCGCCTCTTCGATGCTCGACGAGATGCCGGTCGCCGAGATCACGCTCAACGAGCTGAGCCGCCGCGTCGGCCTGGCGAAGTCGAACGTGCTCCGCTACTTCGAGTCCCGCGAGGCGATCCTGCTCGAGCTGGCCACCGCCGCACTGGCCGATTTCAACGCCCAAGCCGAGTCCGCGCTCGCCACGATCGACCCGGCCGCGTCCGTATTCGAGCGCGGCGAGCAGGTCGCGTCGGCGCTCACGGACTGTCTGGCCGCGAACCCCGTGCTGTGCGAGCTGGTCAGCACGCAGGCTTCCGTACTGGAGCGCAACATCTCGACCGAGGCCGTGTTGCGGTACAAACGGGACAGCATCAGGAACTTCGAGGCGCTGGCGGCCTCGATCCTGCGACGCCTGCCCGAACTCGGCGAAGAAGGTGTGGCCAAGTTCGGCGCGGCCGCGATGCTGATGACCGGGGCGATCTGGACCCACGCGCACCCGGCCGCGGCGATTCTCGCGGCCTACGAGGCCGACCCGGCGTTGGCGATCTACAAGCTCGACTTCACGCCCGCGCTGCGCGAAACGCTCCAAGTCCTCATCGCGGGTTTGCTCGCCCGCAAGACCTCGCCGGCATGA